A genome region from Anopheles stephensi strain Indian chromosome 2, UCI_ANSTEP_V1.0, whole genome shotgun sequence includes the following:
- the LOC118508586 gene encoding ADP-ribosylation factor-like protein 6-interacting protein 4, with protein sequence MKESRKRRRSRRDSSSSSSSSSRDNSSSSSNSSDSSSRSSSSTSSNSSTERKRRKKELKRKLAKQQKKEAKAKKKALRKEKKAKRRQEKLAKKLAKRKLKEQRKKEKEQSKDATAIRNAAPEQGEPPGLLDCGIPLDLMNRKAMAPETREEYEARQSILRRVVDPETGRTRLIKGDGEIIEECVTRDRHKEINRQATAGDGAEFQRKTLGRNVR encoded by the coding sequence ATGAAGGAAAGCAGAAAGCGCAGAAGATCAAGGCGTGATAGCTCGTCTTCATCGTCGTCTTCCAGCAGGGATAATAGTAGCAGCTCCAGCAACTCTAGCGACAGCAGTTCCCGTTCCAGTTCCAGCACGAGTAGTAATAGCAGCACCGAACGGAAGCGCAGAAAAAAGGAGCTAAAGAGAAAACTTGCCAAACAACAGAAGAAAGAAGCGAAAGCCAAAAAGAAAGCACTTCGCAAGGAGAAGAAAGCCAAACGAAGGCAGGAAAAGCTGGCAAAGAAGCTGGCAAAACGAAAGCTGAAGGAACAgcgcaaaaaggaaaaggaacagTCGAAGGATGCAACAGCCATCCGAAATGCCGCACCAGAACAGGGGGAGCCGCCAGGACTGTTGGACTGTGGCATACCGTTAGATTTAATGAATCGCAAAGCTATGGCACCGGAAACACGGGAAGAGTATGAGGCCCGCCAGTCGATTCTACGCCGGGTAGTCGATCCAGAGACCGGGCGTACGCGATTAATCAAGGGCGACGGTGAAATCATCGAAGAGTGCGTGACCCGCGACCGGCACAAGGAAATCAACCGTCAGGCGACGGCCGGGGATGGGGCAGAGTTTCAGCGCAAGACACTCGGACGAAATGTgcgataa
- the LOC118508576 gene encoding zinc finger protein Xfin-like yields MDMVPEQEPEPAVDDDPVDVPNKDPESYCRFCFSENEIEPLFSATGAQANTELLQRINDCLGIKLTRKDYCPSSICWSCTLTMEEFQCFRKRCLKFDALVRSLRPVVKSEPGYSGTTTPTEFLQKGHTAGVKQQAAGKAVRQDKGKGAAAGVSSELTFKCQYCPRSFKHRMYLDQHLWKHRDRIALEKGFFPGPKKSHLNGNESSKTTAKSVPAAETVPVVAGAAAAAAPTPPPATGPTADRPISCEYCPRKFTRKMYYMQHLRRHKPDERLFRCRHCPRSFTSHLRRVGHERKIHLTNPKPEEKDTFSCPKCSRVFKHRSSLRMHLLNHDGQLPYGCDICNCRFYSVSYLALHKKRYHGPNAARGVANGTSIPCLYCSRWFLRECDRSSHIKQMHADMHASKESAAGFNQLLEDCPPADSDGLTDPGILPPNVREPMMVIKEEEPDANDPAPTSAAAADAATATDSGVATDPGAFPFYCYSCAMPFDTEDMYSEHLDDQHPFGGEQLMDQLDASSAMEQDAKLFKCPFCPKTFTRKWSMTQHIPSHMARKGYQCEYCPAIFTRNEYLRTHRQRKHPTLPETGSFKCSYCPRMFHMARYKKVHERIAHIKKGDTLPEGDDTESELAAINSSTVDKMDESSSSMAAHDLHSRASDSYDQTSNDAHSVLSMQHYADLEASVRLAVVLERLPAKILDEYRWQLELYATMSPEDSQLELMEMPEDLPDVTFDDADFDDYGDDDGMDEGGSGAGTPLTHEESNDSGKQMLKRKRSKFGITLHPCPHCTKMFKSRTALRMHALYHSGDLPHRCDECGVQFMRYNQLDYHKTKYHGANSATMAARYSCDYCPRIFLRKQDRTTHQMMVHARDQAESIDASPALAMMKKSKRKDYVCRVCDADFEKYRRCVRHIALHHLGADGEPECKPIKLCHCSICTGIYKKREDWHEHLSDHPSVRPHHCEQCIRRRRKASSRKQVHRCTHCPKAFEHKPNLASHLRIHMQQLRFPCSECGVMYDRYRDLLTHQSRYHSENPSDAVGREPLQRCNFCPRVFTRLRDVKYHQEQVHADRIVPPTTVEDNNGPEALGDEGLLTFGFGPEMFPETSLQEEPPIEGAGDGGGGGGVGNVGIGELPIKPDPDQQDLTTSQ; encoded by the exons ATGGATATGGTACCAGAACAGGAACCAGAACCGGCCGTGGATGATGATCCGGTAGATGT CCCGAATAAAGACCCGGAGTCGTACTGCCGGTTTTGtttctcggagaacgaaattGAACCACTCTTTTCGGCGACTGGAGCCCAGGCAAATACCGAACTGTTGCAACGAATAAACGACTGCTTAGGCATCAAGCTGACCAGGAAGGACTACTGCCCCAGCAGTATCTGCTGGTCGTGTACGCTCACGATGGAGGAGTTTCAGTGTTTTCGCAAACGGTGCTTGAAATTTGACGCGCTCGTACGAAGCCTGCGGCCGGTGGTGAAATCCGAACCCGGCTACAGCGGAACCACCACGCCGACCGAGTTCCTGCAGAAAGGGCATACAGCAGGCGTGAAGCAGCAGGCTGCTGGGAAGGCTGTTCGGCAGGATAAGGGCAAAGGCGCCGCTGCGGGTGTATCGAGCGAGTTGACATTCAAGTGCCAGTACTGTCCACGAAGCTTCAAGCACCGAATGTATCTAGATCAGCATCTTTGGAAGCACCGGGATAGGATTGCGCTGGAAAAGGGATTTTTTCCGGGGCCGAAAAAATCACACCTCAACGGAAACGAAAGCTCGAAAACGACAGCCAAGAGTGTGCCGGCGGCAGAAAcggtaccggtggtcgctggtgctgctgctgctgctgctcctacACCACCACCTGCTACCGGTCCTACAGCCGATCGGCCGATTAGCTGTGAGTATTGTCCACGGAAATTCACCCGCAAGATGTACTACATGCAACATCTCCGTCGGCACAAGCCCGACGAACGGTTGTTTCGATGCCGACACTGTCCGCGCAGCTTTACATCGCACCTGAGACGGGTTGGGCACGAGCGAAAGATACATCTAACCAACCCGAAGCCCGAGGAAAAGGACACCTTCTCCTGTCCCAAGTGCTCGCGCGTGTTCAAGCACCGCTCATCGTTACGCATGCATCTGCTGAATCATGACGGCCAGCTGCCGTACGGTTGCGACATATGCAACTGTCGCTTCTACAGCGTGAGCTACCTGGCGCTGCACAAAAAGCGCTACCACGGACCTAACGCTGCCCGCGGTGTGGCGAACGGCACCTCCATCCCCTGCCTGTACTGTTCGCGCTGGTTTTTGCGCGAATGTGACCGTTCAAGCCACATCAAACAGATGCATGCGGATATGCACGCAAGCAAAGAATCGGCCGCCGGGTTTAACCAGCTGCTCGAAGACTGCCCCCCGGCGGACAGTGACGGGCTGACCGATCCGGGCATACTGCCACCAAACGTGCGCGAACCGATGATGGTGATTAAGGAGGAGGAACCGGATGCGAATGACCCGGCACCGACAAGCGCAGCCGCCGCCGACGCAGCCACCGCCACCGACTCCGGCGTGGCTACTGATCCTGGTGCATTTCCGTTCTACTGTTACTCATGCGCCATGCCCTTCGACACGGAGGACATGTACTCGGAGCACTTGGACGACCAGCACCCGTTTGGGGGCGAACAGCTGATGGATCAGCTGGACGCTTCCTCAGCGATGGAACAGGACGCGAAGCTGTTCAAGTGTCCCTTTTGTCCGAAAACGTTCACGCGCAAGTGGAGCATGACCCAGCACATTCCGTCGCACATGGCCCGGAAGGGGTATCAGTGCGAATACTGTCCAGCCATCTTCACGCGCAACGAGTACTTGCGCACACATCGGCAGCGCAAACATCCGACACTGCCGGAAACGGGTTCGTTTAAATGTAGCTACTGTCCGCGGATGTTCCACATGGCACGGTACAAGAAGGTGCACGAGCGGATCGCACACATAAAGAAGGGCGACACGCTGCCGGAAGGGGACGATACGGAAAGTGAGCTGGCCGCGATTAACAGCAGCACGGTGGACAAGATGGacgagagcagcagcagcatggcgGCGCACGATCTACACTCCCGTGCGTCGGACAGCTACGATCAAACGTCCAACGACGCGCACAGTGTGCTGTCCATGCAGCACTACGCGGACTTGGAGGCGTCGGTGCGGCTCGCCGTGGTGCTGGAACGATTGCCGGCAAAAATACTGGACGAATATCGATGGCAGCTGGAGCTGTACGCGACTATGTCGCCGGAAGATAGCCAGCTGGAGCTGATGGAAATGCCCGAGGACCTGCCGGATGTGACATTCGATGATGCAGACTTTGACGATTACGGAGATGACGATGGCATGGATGAAGGGGGAAGCGGTGCGGGCACTCCGCTGACCCATGAAGAGTCTAACGATTCCGGAAAGCAGATGTTAAAACGCAAGCGCAGCAAGTTCGGCATCACCCTCCATCCGTGTCCGCACTgtacgaaaatgtttaaatcTCGCACGGCGCTGCGAATGCACGCGCTGTACCACAGTGGCGATTTGCCGCACCGGTGTGACGAGTGTGGCGTTCAGTTTATGCGTTACAATCAGCTGGATTACCACAAGACCAAATATCATGGTGCCAACAGTGCGACAATGGCCGCCCGCTACAGCTGCGACTACTGTCCGCGCATTTTCCTGCGCAAACAGGATCGTACCACGCACCAGATGATGGTGCACGCGCGCGATCAGGCGGAATCGATCGACGCATCGCCCGCGCTCGCGATGATGAAGAAATCGAAACGAAAGGACTACGTGTGCCGGGTGTGCGACGCGGACTTTGAGAAGTATCGGCGGTGTGTGCGGCACATCGCCTTACATCACTTGGGGGCGGACGGTGAGCCGGAATGTAAACCGATCAAGCTGTGCCACTGCAGCATCTGTACGGGCATCTACAAGAAGCGCGAAGATTGGCACGAGCATCTGAGCGACCATCCGAGCGTGAGGCCGCATCACTGCGAACAGTGCATTCGGAGGCGAAGGAAAGCTTCCAGCCGGAAGCAGGTGCACCGCTGCACGCACTGTCCGAAGGCGTTCGAACACAAGCCCAACCTGGCGTCGCACTTGCGCATACACATGCAGCAGCTACGGTTTCCCTGCAGCGAGTGTGGCGTCATGTACGATCGGTATCGCGATCTGCTGACGCACCAGAGCCGTTATCACTCGGAAAATCCATCCGATGCGGTTGGCCGTGAACCGCTGCAAAGGTGCAACTTTTGTCCGAGAGTGTTCACGCGCCTGCGTGACGTCAAGTACCATCAGGAGCAGGTGCATGCCGATCGGATAGTGCCTCCGACCACCGTGGAGGATAACAATGGGCCGGAAGCACTGGGGGACGAAGGGCTGCTAACGTTCGGCTTCGGCCCGGAAATGTTTCCTGAGACTAGCCTGCAGGAAGAGCCGCCCATCGAAGGGGCTGgcgatggtggcggtggcggtggcgtcGGCAACGTTGGCATCGGCGAACTGCCAATAAAACCTGACCCAGATCAGCAAGACCTCACGACATCACAGTAA
- the LOC118508574 gene encoding hamartin → MDVANLFDDLESNNMDRVDEVKRKFQELFSSTKESWLACNMMEYFAHTSSIRIVEILVKVQQPHDKHIFDRLAEWIRSGTSKTLALTLFGHIIQKRPLWLYKVGTHQLVKDVLKLSKVEKDITSLINAVLCIIDLLPVIPLAMGNFVQDLFDVFNYLATWNQNESHLPEYQLIHLQFGLYELFTRLYGMYPCNFVAFLKQEYSSTGRQAVFQHTIKPLLDTVKIHPRLVLSDQESETSQQRWKNMEPHDVVNECARMSLEYPEPQESAQSQLLAVNGSGGNECPCYMTPIKPYEYTAGGGTDVFEFSWKANVNFFNTLSLDQQLCTITAQNSFWSPNSTLMQPTPPPTTGTVPHTPIPTPSYTIPTVPVPQPPAADGASPPEAAVEATPETTPMKDTKPSASGRPYPTSVKPQTARAIWTPSQPASPIKKDAGQSHFNYEYPLAVVTSKKLLQVVSDRNQSLLQLSDTGTTTTTTTMTTVASATSTTSNSVPSSPLPIDQQSAPLSATAVTAPASRNESPMVQIQPAQSRAGDLSQEDQEVNDINSPHMHHSQSLPVGTAVPIRDLCADEDQDQGEGSPCSAGGLHFKNSQSVINYTRRRLHSHCLVDSNDPYYSTGTSPADTSGNFIRNGATMATQLITIGSRAGAGPNQQLHIPEPLAVYGSRQPTAAAGLEQHHHYYHQCHHHIHLHQQQQQQLQHHQHQHHHHHHHLVGSGGALFASHQRRHSLPDLKHFALKVNPKLLLDSVSIVKQRPHAHRAGETTNGGGNSASSSDGVGSNADSSPSEEEAISAATHFHSKQEQRSSEQLARNQELFRQLRNNLTTVITPSSHFQHQRVHHQQQQQQQHGDSFALARSRTDRQAGIEAVMAPVPPQATITTGTQTIISWPQPYEQIFYGILQEELRFKNSISQLQHDQQVQKAAANGGRLDPYALLDQYIETCAKSRATLAENGSRTATLPESYYQDHIRLLHLQLQYERHRREIHAERNRRLLGKSRKIRALEQNNEALKDQVARLTREIASLNAEFSTVRRKTNAELTEASRECVRWKESLYQEQERCKELQLKIEALQVVIKDESAQRREVGLQLENAQGELFDLRNELRKAIGKAELGQQYREELTRLQSELIMMGEVQLRFKEKLAELERLRAREAEIALIKANYHEEWKELKFALQQKSAQLDTAKERQAELEQQLIKREETITLQKRTLKTAKEEYQEKFMALENKYEAQKAIVIRMQDTIEDLNNQLKRCAAKSPDSDRTDAVGSLDHTSPLSISLASSEGLSEIRNLSALVAQNSAGLGAQLSGGGTLPGIGNSSSSMIGAAELDSNLPTPTSAGQQYPHGGGPGAADP, encoded by the exons ATGGATGTGGCCAATCTGTTTGACGACCTCGAGTCCAACAACATGGACCGGGTGGACGAAGTGAAGCGCAAGTTTCAGGAGCTGTTTTCCTCCA CCAAAGAATCCTGGCTTGCCTGCAACATGATGGAGTACTTTGCCCACACGTCATCGATACGGATCGTGGAAATACTCGTGAAGGTGCAGCAACCGCACGACAAGCACATATTCGACCGACTGGCGGAATGGATACGCAGCGGCACGTCGAAAACGCTGGCGCTCACACTGTTCGGACACATCATACAGAAGCGACCGCTGTGGCTGTACAAGGTTGGAACGCACCAGCTGGTAAAGGACGTGCTGAAGCTGTCGAAGGTGGAGAAAGACATTACCTCACTGATCAACGCGGTGCTGTGCATCATCGATCTGCTGCCCGTGATTCCGCTGGCGATGGGCAACTTTGTGCAGGACCTGTTCGATGTGTTCAACTATCTTGCCACCTGGAACCAGAACGAGTCGCACCTGCCCGAGTACCAGCTGATACATCTCCAGTTTGGCCTGTACGAGCTGTTCACCCGGCTGTACGGCATGTATCCGTGCAATTTTGTGGCCTTCCTCAAGCAGGAATATTCGTCGACCGGGCGGCAGGCCGTGTTTCAGCACACGATCAAGCCGCTGCTCGATACGGTCAAGATCCATCCGCGGCTCGTGCTGTCCGATCAGGAGAGCGAAACGAGCCAGCAGCGCTGGAAAAACATGGAACCGCACGATGTGGTGAACGAGTGCGCGCGGATGTCGCTCGAGTATCCGGAACCGCAGGAAAGCGCGCAATCGCAACTGCTGGCTGTGAATGGGTCCGGGGGCAACGAATGTCCCTGCTACATGACACCGATAAAACCGTACGAGTACACGGCCGGCGGCGGAACCGATGTGTTCGAGTTCTCGTGGAAAGCAAACGTGAACTTCTTCAACACCCTGTCGCTGGACCAGCAGCTGTGCACGATCACCGCTCAAAATTCGTTCTGGTCACCGAACAGCACGCTCATGCAGCCGACCCCTCCGCCCACGACGGGCACCGTACCGCACACACCGATTCCTACCCCCAGCTATACGATCCCGACCGTACCGGTCCCGCAGCCACCGGCAGCGGACGGTGCATCGCCCCCGGAGGCGGCTGTCGAGGCAACGCCCGAAACGACACCCATGAAGGATACGAAACCTTCCGCCAGTGGCCGGCCTTATCCCACGTCCGTCAAGCCGCAGACGGCACGGGCGATCTGGACGCCGTCGCAACCGGCCTCACCGATCAAGAAGGATGCGGGCCAGTCACACTTTAACTACGAGTATCCGCTGGCGGTGGTCACGTCGAAGAAGCTGCTGCAAGTGGTGAGCGATCGCAATCAGTCGCTGCTGCAGCTGTCCGACACGGGCACAACCACCACGACGACCACCATGACGACGGTGGCCTCGGCAACGTcgaccaccagcaacagcgtACCGTCCAGTCCGCTTCCTATCGATCAGCAGTCGGCCCCCCTGTCGGCAACGGCCGTGACGGCCCCGGCATCCCGCAACGAGTCACCGATGGTGCAGATTCAACCGGCTCAATCACGCGCCGGCGATCTGAGCCAGGAAGATCAGGAGGTAAACGATATCAACAGCCCGCACATGCATCACTCGCAGTCGCTGCCGGTCGGTACGGCCGTACCGATACGCGACCTGTGTGCGGACGAAGATCAAGACCAAGGGGAAGGTTCGCCCTGTTCGGCCGGTGGACTGCACTTTAAAAACTCGCAGTCCGTCATCAACTACACGCGCCGTCGACTGCACAGCCACTGTTTGGTGGATTCGAACGATCCGTACTACAGCACCGGTACCTCGCCGGCGGACACGAGCGGCAACTTTATCCGCAACGGCGCTACCATGGCTACGCAGCTCATTACGATTGGATCGCGGGCTGGTGCCGGTCCGAACCAGCAGCTCCACATTCCGGAACCGCTGGCCGTGTACGGTAGCCGGCAGCCGACAGCGGCAGCTGGGCTCGAGCAGCACCATCACTACTATCACCAGTGCCACCACCACATACAtctgcatcagcagcagcagcagcagctgcaacatcatcagcaccaacaccaccaccaccaccatcatctcgTCGGTTCGGGTGGTGCGCTGTTCGCGAGCCATCAGCGCCGCCATTCGCTGCCAGATCTGAAACATTTCGCGCTCAAAGTGAACCCGAAGCTGCTGCTCGATTCGGTGTCGATCGTCAAACAGCGACCGCACGCGCATCGGGCGGGCGAAACGACCAACGGGGGAGGGAACAGTGCCTCTTCCTCGGATGGAGTGGGCAGCAACGCGGACAGTAGCCCATCGGAGGAGGAAGCCATCTCTGCGGCTACCCATTTCCACAGCAAGCAGGAGCAACGCTCGAGCGAGCAGCTCGCACGCAACCAGGAACTCTTCCGACAGCTGCGCAATAATCTGACGACCGTCATCACACCGAGCAGTCACTTTCAGCATCAGCGGgtgcaccatcagcagcagcaacagcagcagcacggtgaTTCGTTTGCTTTGGCGCGGTCGCGCACCGATCGTCAGGCGGGCATCGAAGCGGTGATGGCACCGGTTCCACCGCAAGCCACCATCACGACCGGGACGCAAACGATCATCAGCTGGCCCCAACCGTACGAGCAGATCTTCTACGGCATCCTGCAGGAGGAGCTGCGCTTCAAGAACAGCATCTCCCAGCTGCAGCACGATCAGCAGGTGCAGAAAGCGGCCGCCAACGGTGGCCGGCTCGATCCGTACGCGCTGCTCGACCAGTACATCGAAACGTGTGCCAAGAGCCGGGCGACGCTGGCCGAAAATGGCAGCCGTACCGCGACCCTGCCCGAATCGTACTATCAGGACCACATCCGGCTGTTGCACCTGCAGCTGCAGTACGAGCGGCACCGGCGCGAGATACACGCCGAACGGAACCGGCGGCTGCTTGGCAAGAGCCGCAAGATCCGTGCGCTCGAGCAGAACAACGAAGCGCTCAAGGATCAGGTGGCACGGTTGACGCGCGAGATCGCGTCCCTGAACGCGGAGTTCAGTACGGTGCGGCGTAAAACCAACGCCGAGCTGACCGAAGCGTCGCGCGAATGCGTTCGCTGGAAGGAATCGCTTTATCAGGAGCAGGAACGCTGCAAAGAGCTGCAGCTCAAGATCGAAGCGCTGCAGGTGGTGATCAAGGACGAGTCGGCACAGCGGCGCGAGGTCGGGCTGCAGCTGGAGAACGCTCAGGGCGAGCTGTTTGATTTGCGAAACGAGCTGCGGAAGGCGATCGGGAAGGCGGAGCTGGGTCAACAGTACCGGGAAGAGCTGACGCGCCTTCAGTCAGAGCTGATCATGATGGGTGAGGTGCAGTTGCGCTTTAAGGAGAAGCTGGCCGAGCTGGAGCGTTTGCGGGCCCGCGAAGCAGAAATTGCACTCATCAAAGCGAACTACCACGAAGAGTGGAAAG AGCTCAAATTTGCACTCCAGCAAAAGTCGGCCCAGCTCGATACGGCCAAGGAACGGCAGGCCGAGCTAGAGCAGCAGCTTATCAAGCGCGAGGAAACAATCACGCTACAGAAACGGACGCTTAAAACGGCCAAGGAAGAGTACCAGGAAAAGTTTATG GCACTGGAAAACAAATACGAAGCACAAAAAGCGATCGTTATTCGGATGCAGGACACAATCGAGGATCTGAACAATCAGCTGAAACGGTGCGCCGCAAAGTCTCCCGACTCCGACCGTACCG ATGCCGTCGGTTCGCTGGACCACACGTCACCGCTTTCAATTTCGCTGGCGTCCAGCGAGGGTCTTTCGGAGATCCGCAATCTTTCCGCGCTGGTGGCACAAAATTCGGCCGGACTCGGTGCGCAACTGTCGGGCGGCGGCACGTTGCCCGGCAtaggcaacagcagcagcagcatgattGGTGCAGCCGAACTTGATTCGAATCTGCCAACACCGACGTCGGCCGGCCAGCAGTATCCGCACGGTGGGGGACCGGGTGCTGCCGATCCATAA
- the LOC118503672 gene encoding mucin-7, whose product MVHPERVLLLVLVLSVASNYWSPVAAFDDFLEDIFSIFFDSDSESDSSEPIQVNGKNATINVECDNCTLTINCPNCNSMATVAGGTMMTVTASPPPAPPTPNGDSATPPAASAPAAATIAPGSATANETTTAGAAGATTAVAPGDGAAASTDAPAPDAPPSAIF is encoded by the exons ATGGTGCATCCGGAgagagtgctgctgctggtgctggtgctatCGGTTGCCTCTAACTACTGGTCACCTGTAGCCGCTTTTGATGACTTTTTA GAAGATATTTTTTCGATATTCTTCGATTCGGACAGCGAAAGCGATTCGTCCGAACCGATTCAGGTTAATGGGAAAAATGCCACCATCAATGTTGAGTGCGACAACTGCACGCTCACCATTAACTGTCCGAATTGCAACAGTATGGCGACGGTGGCCGGTGGTACGATGATGACGGTAACGGCAtcgccaccaccggcgccACCAACACCGAACGGAGACTCTGCTACACCGCCGGCCGCTTCAGCTCCAGCGGCTGCTACGATCGCGCCGGGATCTGCaacagcaaacgaaacgaCCACTGCTGGTGCCGCTGGTGCTACTACTGCGGTGGCACCTGGGGACGGTGCTGCGGCAAGCACGGATGCTCCCGCACCTGACGCCCCGCCTAGTGCTATTTTCTGA